ttgcagattttttttttattatcatttaataattaatatCTCTATTattatccttgggcaagatactaaccccatgtttgcctactggtggtggtcagagggcccggtggcgccagtgtccggcagcctcgcctctgtcagtgcgccccagggcagctgtggctacaatgtagcttgccattgccagtgtgtgaatgtgtgtgtgaatgggtgaatgactgaatgtagtgtaaagcgctttggggtccttagggactgagtaaagtgctataaaaatgcaggccatttactattCACTTGAAACTGACcaaagaaaaaattattttctcttctgtttgtgtTCTTCTATAAATCTTGAAGCTTTTGACTGGTCAGAATTAAGATTTTAGTTTCTTATaaatactgtttattttatttgaaaacacatttacagtacatttatcattttccagtagaaaataaataatattcaaGTCAAGAGTAACCTCAACTTCACTTGGGAGCAAAAAGGAATCTTTAAGCTTGACAGTGGTTTTAGTGATTtgaattattatattattatattataatattgtgATATAGTTATTGACTAAGATGTAAAAATTGTGATACAATTTTTCTTCCATATCAGCAAGCCCAAGCTGAACAGGTGTAAGGAAGTGTCCAGTGTGTATTATAAACAGAGCAGAGATACGGTTTGATTCAGCGTGTCCTTACAGTCGTTCCTGTCAGAGGCGTCACTAAAGACGCCGCCCACAAAGACCACCGTAAGAGTTTCTGTATGCCTCAGCTGACACCCGGCTCATGATGGAAGCAGCGACCGGGCAACACATGAAGGCAGCACGGCAGAGCCGGCCTCTCCTGTTAACCGCCTCATATGCAATTAACCTGATTCACTCAGTACCTGTGAGTCCACACGGCAGCTCAggctcatcttcctcctcttcttgtgGTTTGTCAGCAGCTGCATCTCCATTGTCATCTGCTACTTCTTCCTCCTCCGTGTCCTCCTccccattttcttcttcttttgcagtttTGCTCTTTTTCACGGCTTCAATCAGAACATGGACATTAACCGAAGCACCAACAAAGCAAACTTGAGTGTGTTACCCGTATAAAGGGCTCTGTTTTTACCTGGAGGTTCAGCACCCTCAGCCAGCTGCTTCCTTTTCGCTTTCTTCTTCATCTGAgtttcctctgtgctggtcCCTTCCACTggtccctcttcctcctcctgattcttcttcttcttctgtttcttctttagCTCTCTGGGTACCTCCTCCTGGAGGCCGTTTGAGCTCACCGTCAGACTCACTGGAAGTATGATCAAAGTTTGTTGCTAATAAACCCCAAAGGAAAACTCTGGAAGCCTGGTTAGCACAGTGCTAGCTAAATTGTTTTGTATACTAATCTTTTGAGCTAGTATGCGGCGAAATGCGCATGCAGTTGTGTAGCAGAGAAAATATACCTGCATGCGCAGCTACAGTGAACCCAAACTCAGATTTAAACCTTAGAAGAGTAAAAAAAGTTAGAAACGGACCAGGGAAGAGCGCTACCTGTTAGCTTAGCCTGCGACATCAGCGTTTACCTAGCCATCAAACACTCAccatcttctccttcttctccatCTTCTCCTGTTACTTCGTCTTcccgcttcttcttcttctgcaatTTGCGCTCTCTGTCCTTCTCGTTTCGCTTCTGGATCTTCTTTCGGAGAAGCTTCATCTGGAGGTCCGCCATGGTTACCGAGAACACGGCGCACACGTGTGTATGTGAATGACGCTCAGGACCCCTCAGTGGAACAGAGACAGATAGCGGCCCGCAGCGCCTGACTGAAAATCAAAAAGGACCCCGCGTGCTGTGAAAACAACCGAGATAATGCCTAAAAGAAAAGACACCTGAACACgggaaaaataatgaaataaagatAATCAACACTGAAGTGTGGAGTAATAATCATTAAATAATATGAAACATTTAAGGCACTACAGTTAGGGTACTAAAACACATTATCAGCAAGCTTTACTTATAAATCACCAAAAACTTTTTTCcccgttttctgtttttttttttgtttttacaatttttaattgattttattatttatttttaaataaacaaataagatATATTCTTTTGTGGCAGGAAGTTTGCATACATTGATGGAAATGAATGTATGCACAAATGACTGAAGACGctattaagaaaaaataaataaatacattttaaaaattaaatttctttaatGTTAATTTTGCAGGGTGGAAATGCTGGAATAATAAATTAGTCTTGAAATACTGTTTTAGGATTAAGGTAGAaatttgcctttttaaaaagtataagcATAAATTTGGGGTTTAATTTGCAGTCCTGTTAGTTCAGGAGGAGCTGTGACTTACAGATCCTTTCCAAATAATTAGGATATCATGGAAGAGTTTGGTTATTTCCATAATTCTATTCAAAACAATAAACTTTCATAGATTATAGATTCAGGGCCCACAACTTAAACGATTTCAAGTGCTTATTTGTACATAATTTGGGCTTCCAGCTCataaaacccacaaaaacaggATTTCAAAAAATTAGAATACTGTGAAGACATCAGCCCAAATTTTACAGGGCATGAATGTTTTAAACGGAGTTTCACACATAACTCATCTACTAACCTGAAAGCACCTGCACAGGTTTCCCCAGGTGTCATTAAATCGCTTCActcagtcacttttttttttcctgcaaaaaATGAGACGTTAATGGTGAGGTCTTCACAGCATTCAAATTTTTTGAAATCCTGTTTTCGTGGGTTTTATGAGCTGGAAGCCCAAATTATGTACAAATAAACACTACTTGAAGTACTTGAAATCATTTAAGTTGTGGGCTCTGAATCTATAATCTATGAAAGTTTAATGTTTTGAATAGAATTATGGAAATAAACTTTTCCATGATATTTGAATTTTTGGGAAAGGGTCTGTGGTGGGTTTCCATGCTTCCATCTGCAGGACAGGGGGGGGAAACTGCAAATATTTCCTCATAAATCCATCACAGCTGTGTTTAGAGCTGGACAGGTTACTAATCCATAAAGAAAAGGGCCAACAAGGCTGAAAACAAGAGATTCTTTATTCACAACAGAAAATCCAAACAAGATTcagacaagtttttttttcttcttttagctgGGTAACAAAGAGAGCTGCCTTGTGTTTAAAGCTAATTTCCTCATCTTATTCAGTTTTCTGAATGAAGACCATCCAAAAGTTCAACTACAGGCTTATAAACATTTACTTTGCAAAGGCAGAGATGTGTCTTTAGTTTAAATTCTAGCTATGGTGGCCCTGAGGTGAAAGatccaaaaataaaagaaaaactagaaaaaaaatgacagccttCTCTTCCATCCCTCCAAACCCTGCTCATCTTGCCCCGACAGACTCTCAAGTCAGTCCATGGCTAAAGGCTCATCTTCAATCTTTACTAAATCTGGCTCCCCATCTTTTTTAATCTCAAACACCTGAAGAATAACCTGAGGCCCGTTTGCGCTCAACCCCTCTGCTGACTGCCCTGGATCGACAGGTGGTGCTAACTGACTCCTGGACACCCTCCTATTCTCCTCCCGCCTCTGCGACCTGCTTCCAGTCCTATGCCCTttgttcctcctcttcctcagaagCCTCTGGCTCCAGGAGATGTTTGAATACAGCTGCAGAGGATTGCAGCAGCTTTGCGTGCCATTCCCAGTCACTGAGGATGGCGCTTGAACACACCGCCTCCGCATGTCCTCCTCCACCGCTTTGAACACCAGGTCTGTGATGTCTCTGCGGAGCCTCATAAGCAGCACAGGGTCTTCAACCTGCCGCATGTCAGCCAGCATGACCTCAGCAAACTGGTTGAGGACGTCGTGTTTGGGTGCCGTTTTAACAGGTTGATTGTCTTCATCGCGATGATGCGGACAACTCAGAGACACGACCTCTGTGACCCGAGGCTGTGGACACTGAAGTGGGGCGAAGCTCGGGGCAGAGTCCATAGACTGGGGCTCATCCAAGTCTTGGCCACCTCCATCTGCATCCAGCTGGCTGCTTACTGAGCTGCCCATCTCCTGATCAATGTTCCCCTCAGTCTTCAACTCCTCTTCATCCTTCTCATTATGATCCACAAAGTTGTCCgcctgcaaacaaaacaaacaaacaaaaaaaaaaaacatgcagtttaGAGGatttatagatatatagataaaGCTACCCTGTGATGATGACAGCATCAGTCGCTATGGAGCAGGCTATCAGTCCGAGCTGTCCAGCTGTATCCTCCTTTTATGCTGTTCAATAGGCTACTGaagtttaaactttttaaaattatgcaaaattgcaaaactcttagctatgtctctaataaaacctctgtaactttgctctgtttcacttcagcagcatcaggcaatgttcatatgttgattaatggttttctttcgtttttgatctactgcacacagaatatttttatcaaatcccaggccaggaaagtcGCCTTcacgtttttctgtgttttatcctcagttactttgacacaaaggcatcttctatgatgcttacacctttgataaagtctcgcaagtgtcatctttctttttacagaaataaaaatatggaaatgtacagatgcatgatctgaattgtaatatttctgactgggGCAAAATTTCCCCCGATTCCTCGATTCgagaccttgtgaatcggattgattctagaaatcagtgacgatacccagcacCATTGATTACCTCTAACTGAGACTTGTGTGAAAACCTCTGCACAAAGTTTCATGATTCAAAGCCGTGTATACTTGCTAGCATCTGCCTACTGGGAACGAACCCTCCTGGGTAGCGTTCTTCTGCCAGATTTGTTGAAAAGAATTTCCTCTTCCTACCTGCAAGCAGCCTTTCAGAAAATGAGTCGtttgagagaagaagaacaagctgcaaaattgtttttatatctgaccctgaaaaactagttcaatTATTTAATTCTTACAGGCATTACTATTTTgactcattattatcaggatgtcctcaAAACTCCTTGAatttaatcattaattattattaatatctgGCACTCTTTCACAGTgcgtcttttgtcctgtctccttcTCCTCAGCCagctccctctcccctcccttaGCCTAGTTCTTCCAGTTAAAAAGGACaatttcctccccactgtcaccaagtgcttgctcatagagggtagTCTGAATCTTGttgtttctttctaatattaaaagaaataaaatggctTTGCAAACACATCAGACCCAGAACAACTTAAGTACTTATTTTGAATTGAATATTTGCGCTCCACCATCTGAGAAACTATCCGGTTTCGATGTTCATTTGCTGTTCAATGCAGCGGGAGGTCGTCTGCTGCATTTATCAGTTTTGCTGTTGACTATGTTTCAGTTAAAGTCCTTAAAactatattaaaacatttaaaggcaaaaatgtaaaatgctaaaaaaatgcTTGATCATTCTCATGAAGTCTTCCAAAAATTTCACATTAGACACAGCCCTCTGAGTTATTCTAAATATAAAGGACTTGCTGCTGCAACTTTAACGTCTGCCCCCCCAATTTTCTCACCGATTGAtgttgttatttctttaaactgtGATAAGGACCTTCTTTAATATTtaggaaatgtatttttctctttgcagaCTTACCAGAGATGAATATCCTTTCCTGCGAACTATGTAAGGCCTCAAGAAACAGAGTTTCTCCCTCAGCTTCTCCTGCTGTCCAGCGCTCAGCTTCTCCTGCTCTCCAGCGCTCAGCTTCTCCTGCTCTCCAGCGCTCAGCTTCTCCTGCTCTCCAGCGCACAGCTTCTCCTGCTCTCCAGCGCACAGCTTCTCCTGCTCTCCAGCGCACAGCTTCTCCTGCTCTCCAGCGCTCAGCTTCTCCTGCTCTCCAGCGCTCAGCTTCTCCTGCTCTCCAGCGCTCAGCTTCTCCTGCTCTCCAGCGCTCAGCTTCTCCTGCTCTCCAGCGCTCAGCTTCTCCTGCTCTCCAGCGCTCAGCTTCTCCGGGTGATACAGCACCCTCCCGTACTGTGTCCGCAGAGACCTGGTCCTCCTCTCCACATCAGACACTGGAGAAAACACGAGACACATGCAGTCGTGAGAGTGCCTAACGGTGCATACTTGTTATGGTAAATaagaataactttatttatcccgagggaaattcttttgtcatgtACATGCTCAAAGTAGCAGGAGAGCCAGAGGAACAGATAAATAAGATATACACAATAAGAATAGTAGTGCAAATGCGATAAATGCGATTCTtcttactgaatcgagtttgaatgagtcactcaccaagaTGAATCGGATTTTTTGAGTCAGTTGCCTAGAGAGTGCaaaagtttttacattttcactcaaacttaatttgtttctcttttcatataTATCCATAAGCAACTAtttttataaaacattaaaaaaaattaagatttctaaagggaacatgtatttttatattattagtattttcctcagatgtgtcaaatatatattttctcatctaaatgtccacagagctgtgagccagggggcggtaatgcgccttaacattggtggccaaccaagaagaagaagctgtgagccacaAGGGAGAGGGTGAGTgaatggctgtgtcccaattaagggaccgcacgcttgaagtacgcattttgagTGCGATTAtgtcaccgccacgcgacgacggctgtcccaatttgaagtgtacttcaaatgcatactccaaatgcaccgtcgatttccccaaatatcaagcgtggtccggtgcacgcttcgtggtcccatatatcccacaattcatagcacggcggtgggtgtggataattttgccgcaaaatacggcagaagggagcggccgaagagtgaactgtcaaaagtaagtacAGAATATCATGTCACTTatatatgtgcaaatgtttaataatgaagaacattaaaacattactgttggccacaggtcggcaaagttatgtgacattagtgatgtttgtactttcagcgtttacttggttttaaagcctctacacacacacacatacatacacacatacagttgaccttaatcttacagagaatgtgatgattttatggataattaaagtcagtcatgtatccacaaacacaacaagctgaaagtccgtgatgctgctcggtttgcagtcctgaatatcacagcacaagcaggattcactgcactgttaatgttagctatgttatattgctgcctctgttcggtggtgtcgagccaaacggactttaacgtgtgtttgaacgagctgacggtttaCTCGTTaagcacatcatctgtgaggctttgcacccctgatgatccaccaggataaactcagcagtgtgtgaggaagaggaggaggaagagccagcagcagctgacagacgGAGAGAATAGACCGACTgaaacaagtttaatattcagaagcctaaagtatgtatcagcagcagaatggacctaaaaataaatgtttgtttcagttctatgaagctttgagtattttggattagtagcactgctgtgtttgttgcatcatattgttgtaattgtttatatgctttatatattctgaggtaagttgatctatagtgttacatcatattctatatggatgttatgtgtttgtatactttctgcccagtttgacccatttagcagaagtcagcctgtttaaggctctgatatctattctgtatgacttaagcAGTTATGACGAGGtgtgattttctcacccaataaaggaatatttaatatatcagtctactcttcattctatcagaaacagttttcacagcttgtacattttcctttttacacatatatgtgagcattgagccaaatgtaataatgccaacatattaaatgaacaatatttgtctcttatgtataacacatctatatatacactgtcaaagatacttgtctttgagtgaagatttaaggtgataggaaatataaataactgcaacttgaatctttgacccagagttcaagctcactgctgtaatatatcctgtatattttatttttacattaccacagtgagatgactttagtctcatgaccaacattagctaattgttatttactaactaatcttgaaatgactgttcagtacagaaatgaaacccaactatcatgttttacagtcctgtggtcttaGCCTCAGATattcaactaatcaaagtgatgtcatgacaaaaatgaatgaccaacaaaacattttttctccttcatttagGACACACAATGCTGTATGTAACGTTTCTCgcagttagtatcatggttgctaggcaacctgagcaGCGCAAAGGGGGCTAGACCGGCCCATTTCACAGGCCTCTCACCTCCGCACTTCTCCTACTTATAGTGTGCATGCTTCAAgcatgcagaccctgaattgggacacagccatcgATTTGTTCATGCTAAGATTCAGCAcaggaaaggggggggggggggggggggggcctgAGTGACTCAAATGttctgttagcatgttagcagagcgatgcttCTACTCAGAGTTTGTTCTTACaattcagagcagaaatgtttttgttaagaaactggcAGTTGTTTCCCCCCCGCAATTTttattataagctagatatatttgtactaatgaaattagtttgctaacagcaacagggatgagtcagtgaatgagtcagttgggtttgtgaatcatgattcacgagtcagtaaagtgcttctcgagtattgaacgattcgttcatgattcgcaCATCACTAGAGCACACACACCGAACGCGACAGaagcatcagaatcagaatactttattgatccctgggggaaattatttatatataccTATATGAGAACATGCATAAATTAACTGCCTACATTAATTCATTGTAAACATACCTTCTGACTGGGACTTCGCTGCTGCCTCTTCGGGCTGTCTCTGGTCCTCGGGAAGGATGTTCTCCAGGGTCCGCACCATATTGCAGCTAGTCTCCCGCGGGGTGAGGAAGGGGTCCAGAAACCCCATGACCGTGTAGAACCTCCATTTCCTCCCCTTTACTGCTGCAGAACCACTACTCTTCTCCTTAACTACCCTCTTCTCCTTGGAGTATGTGTCCCTGAGGCTCTTCCACTTTCTCCTGCAGATGTCCTCTGAATAAACACATTCTCTTGTTAGCGGAAAGGTATTTGTACATCAGTGGGAAATAGTGGGACAGTAGGCGGGCTTGCTAGCTTTGACgcggcttccccgggtcagtgaaaaaatttaaaaagagaaattaatgaacttaccaggttgccctATATCTTTACATATCTTTCTCCAAGCtaggtcctttttattcctgtctcggtagAAAGCACAGTTGATGTCATACAGCTCTGGGTGGCTGGCTACTGCCTTGATGAGCCTTTCCCACATATTGAATGAAGAACAAATGACTTTGGCTGGACCTGCCCCTTTGAACTAGGCCAGAGCGTCGCGTCACCAGgttcctgattggttgtcgtgGCGCGACTTGAAGCTGGGGTCCGGTTTTTTCCAACTTGAGCGGCAGATGCGATAAGCACGAATGCATAAAATGCAGcgtgtattttattttgcgTCAGTCGCGATACTTGGTCGCGCGAATCAGGCAGAAAGCGATTTCGCAATGCAAATCTACTTGTGAAGTTTAGCGGGACCCCCAGTCGCGCTCCTCGCGCTCCTCCAgttacttcttctttttctgtataGGGTTTATTGGCGGTTGGCAAACAGCAAAACGGTGCATTACCACCACCAACTGGTGTGGAGTGTCCTCagttgactttacatgtaaaccagaagctcttcttcttcttcttcttgacgGAGGCTCGCGAGATGGCGGACTGAGCAGTGGCATCTGTCTGAACCAGTgagtgttttctacagtcaatgGTAGAAACCCAGGTACGGGCTGACATCTGACTAAAAAAGGAATACACAGTGGAACATTTCGGATGATGGGACTTTTACCTCAAGACTTTCCTACTCCACCTCCTAAACCTGTTCTTTAAAGCTATTCATGTGTTCCGTGTTCCAATTGAAAactaacatttctttttttccctttaacacAAGGGAACTTAAAGACTCAATTAAGCATAAAGCTGTTTTCTGTTCTGCAAGGGGCGACAggcaaattgttttttttttcctccaggaaACTCATTCTGAGGAATCTGATGTGAAGTTTTGGTCACaacagagataaaaaaaaatttttaatcaTGGTACAAACAGGTCTGCTGCAGCAGACCTGTTTGTACCATGATTTGTAATGGTATGTTTGATGTTATGTTTAATCATTTGTACCATGATTTGTAATGCCTTGGAGTAGAAAATAgtaatgctttattaaaatttaaaactaaagtacagtacttgaatgtgtgtattgtgtctACTGTTTAcaaatatttctaacttttatttgaatattcagtTTCCTACCATCTTCTCTTAAAGGGTAATTGCCAGGTATCCCGCCCTCCCCctttgcacacacatgcacacaaagaaaacagacagtaTAATTATACAAACAGTATAATTATACAAACAGTATAATTCACAGCCTCATtatagtgaataaatatttatgctatTTACACCATCAAACTTAGATTGCTAAGGATGAAgaaccttttgttctttaaagaaccatttgcaatagctgaagaaccatccacaaaataaaaaggttctttgacgtatgatggttctttaaagaaccatgaagACATCTGAAGAACCATTTAAGAACCATAATTTTTCTGAGTGTGGGGTTGTTTCAACAGATGTCCTGGTAGGTTTTTGTGCAATATGGCAGACAAAGATGGACATTGGGTTGCCTGTGTGTTAAATACTGATAATACTCTCATTATTTTGATCAATGTTTATGGATTCAACAATGATCAAGAGAATAAGAACCTTTTGTATCAAATTTCTACAGTTATAAAGGAACTTAATACCAAATTCCCCACTGATTATATTGTAGTTGGAGGTGATTTCAATGTGACTCCCGAATGAATGGTTGGATAGATGGCCTTCAAAATTTTCAAGAGAACATAAAAACCCAATATTTGAAATTTTCGCTAATGATACTAAATTAATAGATGTATGGAGATACTTAAACAAAGATGTCAAACAATTCACCTGGCACAAACCTAATGGTCAAAGCAGGTCACGTATTGATTATTGGTTGGTATCCAACTCAATTTTACAATAGGTTAAGGAAACAGTTATCTCTAATGGCCCCATAAGTGACCATTGCACCATTATGCTAAGATTATAAagcaaagaccaaaacaacacatttaaggaTTATTGGAAATTTAAGTCTCAGATGCTGAGAAATGAGGAGTATTGTaattctattaaaaaataataattttagatATCCAGAATGACGAAGCCATCAATACACCGATACTCAAATGGGAATATCTTAAATTTAGAATCAGAAAAACCTCAGTCACATTCGGTAAAAAGTTAAACAGACAAAGGAAAGAAGGGGAATCAAACGTAGTAAAAGAACTTATGAATCTTTATGGCAAATTGAACTggactgaggaaaaaaaaggaaaaattaacaACTTACAATCTAAATTGGACAAAATATACCTTCATAGAGCCAACGGCACTTATTTGCGATCCAAAGCCAAGTGGATAGAAGAGGGTGAAAAGAACACTGCCTATTTTTGCAATCTAGAAAAACGTAAACAAGAATATAATTCAGTATGTAACCTAATAATCAACGGAGAGGAATGTACAGACCCTAAAAGCATTTCAAATGAAGTATTTACTTTTTACAGTAACCTTTATAAGTCTTCATACTCAGAACAAATTATCACCTCCTTCTTTGACAAAATCAGTATTTGGATTTCAGTAATTGATGATAATTTTAGAGAAATTTGTGATGAAGACCTAACTATAGAAGAATTTGATTTTGCTATCAAGAGCTTGGCATCTGATCGCTCACTGGGACCAGATGGAATAACAACTAATTTCTATAAGCACTTTTGGGAAGATTTAAAATTACTATTATTCAGTGTGTATTAATCAAAAGGAGCTTATGACAACAATGAAAGAAGGAGTTATAAAATTAATTCCAAAACCAggaaaagataagaaaaaactAAGTAATCTAAGACCTATAACACTCTTAAATAGGGACTACAAAAGTTTTAGCAACCAGACTAAAAACGGGTATTTCTGAAATAATTAGCCCAACACAATCAGGATTTCTCAAAGGacagttgatccaaaataatATCCGCTTGGTTTCGGACCTTATCGATTACAATTACCTAATTGAGGATGATGATTTTATGTTGTTCTTGGACTTCCATAAAGCATTTGATTCTATCGAACACACTTTTATTATTAAGACATTTAACCATTTTGGGTTTGGAGATGCATTTCTGCATATGATCACTATGTTATACACTGATATTAATAGTTGTGTTTCTCTTCCAGAAGGCACATGTTCCAGGTTCAGGGTGGAGAGAAGTATCAGGCAGGGCTGCAGCATCTCACCTCTTTTATTCATTGTAGCCACTGAACTACTTGCTATTActgtcataaactcaaacatcaaAGGATTAGACATAAATAACCACAAATTAATAATAAGTCAGCTTTCAGATGATACAACAatatttctaaaaaataaagaacaaattcCATTGGCCTTAGATACAATAAAGATCTTTTCTGATGCTTCTGGACTACGCCTGAACCTGGACAAATGTGAACTCATGAGTATCCACAATTGTTCTCACTCTTCTTTGTACGATATACCTgtcaaaaatgaaatcaaatatcTTGGAATTTGGTTAACTAAATGCATGGCTGATAGTGAAGAAAAGAATATTCAGAATACAATTGGCAAATGCAAAATAAACTCTAAACCATTGGCTACAGAGAGATTTAACGTTGTTCGGCAGGATAATGTTAACCAAGGTTGAATCTTTGTCCAGATTAATCTATCCAGCTTATTCCCTAGCCATCCCACCAAGGATTATAAAAGACATCAATAAGGtgaattttaatttcatatagaaaaataaacatcactATATAAGTAACAGGGACTTGATAAAAGACTATGAAGAGGGGGGT
This genomic window from Astatotilapia calliptera chromosome 16, fAstCal1.2, whole genome shotgun sequence contains:
- the LOC113007875 gene encoding uncharacterized protein LOC113007875; the encoded protein is MWERLIKAVASHPELYDINCAFYRDRNKKDLAWRKICKDIGQPEDICRRKWKSLRDTYSKEKRVVKEKSSGSAAVKGRKWRFYTVMGFLDPFLTPRETSCNMVRTLENILPEDQRQPEEAAAKSQSEVSDVERRTRSLRTQYGRVLYHPEKLSAGEQEKLSAGEQEKLSAGEQEKLSAGEQEKLSAGEQEKLSAGEQEKLCAGEQEKLCAGEQEKLCAGEQEKLSAGEQEKLSAGEQEKLSAGQQEKLREKLCFLRPYIVRRKGYSSLADNFVDHNEKDEEELKTEGNIDQEMGSSVSSQLDADGGGQDLDEPQSMDSAPSFAPLQCPQPRVTEVVSLSCPHHRDEDNQPVKTAPKHDVLNQFAEVMLADMRQVEDPVLLMRLRRDITDLVFKAVEEDMRRRCVQAPSSVTGNGTQSCCNPLQLYSNISWSQRLLRKRRNKGHRTGSRSQRREENRRVSRSQLAPPVDPGQSAEGLSANGPQVILQVFEIKKDGEPDLVKIEDEPLAMD